A window of Nicotiana sylvestris chromosome 8, ASM39365v2, whole genome shotgun sequence genomic DNA:
TGACAAAATATTCAGATTAAACCCCTGAGCAAATTGAGTTTCAAAAACACCAAACACAAGCACACCACCCACCATATCAGGAACCAACACTCCAATCTATATGGTTGTGCTTCATGAGACGGAGATACAACATAGATGTCTTTAATGGCTTTGGGAGACTCAGATTGTGGTGAAGACATGGCTGATTTTGAGAGAGGGAAGACACAAAAAGAGGGTTTAGGATATTTAGAGGGAAAAGAAAGACCAGTTACAATAAGGGGTGAGAAAAAAAGGATGGGTAGTGAGGTAGGTTTAAGAGGTATGACAAGAAGCTGAGGCAATTAATGATGTGGCACAATAGCAGTTCAAAATGCATATGAGTGTAAGAGGAACTACTAACCTGAGTCATAAGAACCAGGTTCCTTGACAATTTTGAAAATATGAGCATCATCCTTCCAAAAATTTGCAATGTCATTAGTCATTTGTTTGTCCTGTAGTTTCCATGCGTGTTTACATGTAACGGTATAGAATTGAGTAAGAATTTGCCAGAAAATACTTTTTAGCAATTCATTTTACCATCCTTTAATAGTCAATCATCGAAGGATCAGGTTCTCGGTTTAGCTTAATCAAGCCAAACTCCAAACGATTTCTTTCAAGATGATTTTTGTtgagtgctttagtgaagatatCTGCTACCTGGTCCTCTGTTTTTGCAAAACTTTATACAGATGAGTCCTTTTTCAACATTGTCCCTCAGGAAATAATGTAGCACATTAATGTGCTTTGTCCTCTTTGTTGAACTGGGTTCTTTTCCATATTAAGAGAACTTGTGTTGTCATACAAAAGTAGTATATAATCAGAGAGTACAACAAAGTCTTCTAGTTGTTTCTTGATCCACAGTAGTTGGGCACCACAGAAAGCAGCCGCCACATATCAGTTTTTGTAGTAGAGAGGGCTACATAGTTTTGTTTCTTTGTACCCCATAAAATCAAGCATGACCCCAGAAAATGTGTCATTCCATATTTACTCTTTCTATCCACCAGTTAACCAGCAAAATTAGCATCAGCGTACCCTATTAAGTCAAAATTATCACCTAAGGGATAATAGAGGACCAGGTCCTACGTTCCTTTGAGATACCTCAGAATTCGTTTGGTATCTTTCAAATGAGATTCTTTAGGACTTGGTTGAAATCTAGCACATAACCCAACACTAAATGTAATGTTAGGTCTGCTAGCTGTTAGGTACAAAAGAGATCTAATGATACCCCGATACATGATTTCATTTATAGGggaaccaggttcatccatgtCAAGATGAGTGGAAGTATCAATGGGAATATCAATGGTTTTTGAACTCTCCATCTCAAATCTTTTCAAAGGCTCATTAATGTACTTATGTTGACTTATCAGAGTTCCTTTGGAGGTTTGCTTTACTTGTAGCCCAAGGAAAAAATTCAATTCCCCATCATGCTCATCTTAAACTCGCTTCCCATAAGCTTTGCAAACTCCTCACACAGGGAATCATTTGTTGCACCAAAAATGATGTCATCGATATAGACTTGCATAATCAATAGGTTCCTTCCTTGTTTCTTCAGAAATAGAGTATTGTCAATTTTTCCTCTAGTGAAGTCATTCTCTAGAAGCAACCTGGTCAATATTTCATACCATGCACGAGGGGTCTACTTCAATTCATATAAAGCCTTATCAAGCTTGAAGACATGTTCAGGCTATTCATTGCACTCAAAACCGGGTGGTTTTTTGGTAAAAACTTCCTCCTTCAAATatccattcagaaatgcactCTTAATATCCATTTGGAACGttttgaattccatatgagatgcaaaagtaATGAAAATTCTAATGGCTTGCATTTTTGCAACTAGAGCAAAAGTTTTATCATAGTCAATTCTTTCTTCTTGATTATACCCTTGAACCACCTGCCTGGCTTTATTTCTTGTAATATTGCCAAACTCATCAAGCTTatttctgaatacccacctgaTTCTAATAACTCTTCTATCTGAAGGCCGAGGAACCACGTGCCACACTTTGTTCCTCTAAAATTGATTAAGTTTCTCTTGCATAAAAGTAATCCAGACAACATCTTTCAATGCTTCCTTGATAATTTTTAGCTCAATTTGAGACAAGAAGGCTGAGAAGGCAAACATGTTTCTTGCATTGGATCTAGTTTGAATGCCGAAGTCCAAAGGAGTGATTACATTTTTAAGAGGATGtgagcttttgtgtttccaatTAGACATCTGGTTTCAGGATgagagggaccaggttcctccAGGTGTGACCCATCATTAGAATAGATGGAAGTATGAAATGCCACTTCTTTGCTCTGCATCAGGAGTGCCTAATACAGCATCAACAACTTTTCTATCAGCTTCAGTTTTTGTGATGGAGGAATCAGGTTCCTGCAAATCAGCTGGAGGTTCTGCTACATCTTCTTCACTGGTCTCCTTGACTTGACTTATTAGAACAGCCTTCCCATTTTCCATACCAATAACCTCTCTAGGGACCTTTGAATAATCTCCATCCTGATCATCCTTATCATGTGAATCTTTGTCACTTTTAAAATATATCTCTTTTTGCCATTTCCAAAGAAAACACTCCCACCTTGCAGATCCTTGAGTGAAAGGAAATCATCTATTCTTCTAGTCATGTGTTTAGAACAGCCACTATTCATGTACCATTTTTTACTGCTTCCCTTCACTATTTCCCGCACAAGAGAATAAAAGATTAtacttaggaacccaaacaagtttgggtcccttgtaatgaggGAAAGAGCGAATCAAACTTCTTTTTGTCCATACAGGCATCACACATTTCTTTTTCAGAGAATCAGGTTCCTTAGTAGTAGATACCTTTTTAACAAAAACTTTGTTTTTTTGTTGTGACTGAAACTTTACTTTACAGGAATCTTTGAAATTACCAGTTTTACCACAGTGAGCAAAGATAGTTATCAAGTACAGTAACATACTTGCTatgtggattatatggagctatTTTCTTATGGAACCTGATTCCTTGCATGTTTTCCCCATTACTTTTATACATAGAAGTGATTGTATCAGAAGACCATGTCCACTTCAGATATTTATCTAGATCATTTTTAACCCTGCTTAAATCTTCCTGGAGTtgtctattttttgtttttaaattcaGCAACAAGACTCAATTTTACATCTTTGAATTCATTTTCAAGTTAAGGTATGCCTCATTTACCACTTTCTTTCCTTTAGAAGAGTTCATACATTTTTCCATTGAGTTTTTTAAaagtatattttctttctttgtttcatCCACTATTTGCTTCAAATCTACTACTACAACCACCAGATCATCTCTCTTGTTCTAACTCTCTGATTTCCTCAGTTAAATATTTTTACCATTAATGAAGTTGTGGTAAGCATCAATTAAAATATTAGCTAAAGATACCAGCTTCTTTTTAGAATAAGACTTCAAATTTCTTTGAATGTCCAGAAAGTTTACCTCATCGTCATCATTATCTTCATCCTCATCAGATTTTGCCATTAGTGTAAATATGGAGTCATACTCTGCAGCTGCGCTTTCAACGGCCATCATGGAGTTCATCATCACCCTCAGATTCACTAGAGAAATCTCCCCCAACAGCCAGAGCTTGCTTTACAACATTATCAGCTGCATCTCTTCTCTTGAACTTCCTGTCCGGGACTAGATTCCTCTTAACAGCCTTGTCCGCATTGTGTTTGTTGTGCTCCAGCTTGTGAAGAGGACACTCTTTGATGAAATGTCTCGACTTTTAGCATTTGTGACAACGGTCATACCCTTTGGTATTTCTCCTAGAGTAGCCTTTCTTGGGGATTCCTCCCTTTTTACGAACCATTTTTTGGAATCTCCGAGTAAGATGGACCATGTCAGCATCATTACCACTTCAGTCACTATTTTCTGCCTTGaggaccaggttcttctcctttTTTGGGTTCACTTCGTTCAAgatccttcttctttttcatctCATAGGTTTTCAGATTTCCAATGAATTCATCAATGGTTAACTTTTGCAGATCCTTGGCTTCTATGATAGCATTAACTTTGCTCTCCCAGGAACCTGGTAACACACTGAGTATTGTACTTACCAGTTTGTTCTTTGGGATAATTTCTCCAAGGGAGTGAAGCTCATTGATGATGGAAGTAAAACGAGTATACATGTTTTATCCTCTTTTTATCTTGAAGAGTTCATATTTAGTGGTAAGCATGTCGATTTTTGACTGCTTGACTTGAGTGGTTCCCTCGTGTGAAATTTGGAGAGCCTCCTAGATCTCCTTGGCAGATTGACAGACTGAGATGCGGTTGTACTCGTTTGGTCATAAATAATGCCACAAACGAGGATCTTCTTTGCCTTGAAGTTTTTCTCGATGGACTTCCGATCGGCATCATTATATTCATTCCTTTTCTTTGGAACTGTAATTAATCCCTAACCAATGGTCTTCTTGGGGATGAAGGGTTTATCACAGATAACATCCCAGAGCTCTGAATCTTCtgccatgataaaatcatgcatcctCGTCTTCCACCAGCCATAGTATTGGTCATTGAATCTTGGTGGTCTGTAAGTTGATTGTCCTACTTCAAAGTTTGGTGGAGTAACCATGttgatcctttctaggtgttaaccaaACTGTATAGAGAACTAGGTTCTCTACCAGATTTCACAGTAAGCAACAGACAGTAAAACCAAACAGTATAGGGAACTAGGTTCTCTATCTATTCCCACGGTAAATCGgcagtaaataaagaacacaagATATTTACGTGAAAAATTCTTTGCTCAAGGGACTAAAAACCACGACTTACTCTAGTAGGATTTTAACTCTACTAAACCGAGCAAACTTCTGATTACAACCTattgcaatctaggaattaaactttAATCTCTCACTCCGTACAATAACTCTATCGTAAGCCCTTTGCAATTATTTATTACAAAGCAACAAaccttgactaactctagtcaagaaACTAAATCAAACAGTGGTTTAAATCTATCCTACAAAGACACTTCTTGAAAATAGTGTAGGATTACAAATGACGAACAAAATAATAAAGACCCagcaaacctaaggacttaagatatcttcaatctctAGATCTAGTCATTGGGGTTGcaacagctttgttcttgagagaggtggTGGCTTTGTAAATGAAATTTCTTGCCTCATATTGATAATATGTGTGTGTGAGGTCATCAAAGATGATGCAATGGAGTGTCCAGTACACTACACACTTCAACAGTGTTGTTGTACTGTTGCCAATATAGCAGTTTAACAATTGTAAAGTTGACTTGTATTGTGACCAAAGAACCTAATCCCTATTTGTTCCCTATATTGTTCCCTTATCTGATTTCATTATGATTTGAACCAGACATTTGATTAGTTGCTCTGAACGCTAAGGAATAAATTGTATCAGAttctttatctggttctctcacGAAGAttgttaaatcatcaaaataaagaCGCATGACTTATCATGAATAATGAATGGCATGTCAATTTAATATACTTCCTTATACGTGTTACACTTCGGACGTGTTATTGTTATCAATTAATTTAATCTTGAATGCTTCTTCTTATCATTGTGGGATATGAGGAAATTTCAGTCGATGCCTTCGTTTCATGACTATCAACCAAATAATGTTTAGTTAAGAACCTGGAATATTAGAATAACATCTCTGGTAGGATATTACACTTGAGATAAATGAATTAGTTTAAAATTGAGATATCGATCTGCAAGAACCTGCAAATAAACGTCAAACGAAATGTAGAAATTATTCAAATTTCGTAAAGATTTATTTTTAAACTTGTacagtcaaaaatcaaaatatgagAACATAAAACTCAATTCGAAACGCATATTGTCATATGGAAGTGGAATTCAttcctcttttttgttctttGTTAGAATTCCCAGTACATTGACATCATGGTTAGCTGCAACTGATCAAAGTTCCAATTCTACCAACAATATGGGCTGTTTAGTTCAAAATTAGGACATTCCACGATTATATGATCCTGGAATTAAAACCAGGACTATAATCTGGATAACTTATCGTCAGTGGCGAAACTAGAAATTTTtccaagggtgttcaaactttAAAAAGGTGAAAAAACTCTACGACAAagagtgttcaatatatgttatatacctttataacttaatatttaacttatatacagAGAGTAATTTTCTCGTAGTCAATTAGAATGGTATAGCTTCGCCCCTGCTTATCGCACCTTCAATAAAAATAATATCGATTCTAGCTAATACTTTCGGCCAACACAGGATAAATTTAAACCCAAAATTTATATCGAGATAATCCACCTCGTCCCTATAACCTAATGGCAGTTTCATATAATCCTCCTAttattctttttctattttttcttaattaagcAGACCCTGGAATCTAAacgtttcaagttgagcaggaccaagacagaacatttggagtgtaagttcagtggcGAGACTTAAGCAGGGGAAGGAGAGATGAGGCTGGACTCACAAGTCATCCCTAGGAGATGGAGTTTTAAGTACCCTGGGTCTATTATTTAGGGAgatggggagattgatgaagatgtgacacatcgtattggggcgggatggatgaaatggagactcGCTTCCGGTGTTTTGTGTGACAAAAAGGTACCACCAAAATttaagggtaagttctacagagtggtggtCAGACCAACGATATTGTatgggctgagtgttggccagtcaagatcaCTCATGtacagaagatgaaggtagcagagataaggatgttgagatggatgtacgAGCACACCGGGCTAGATAGGATCAAAAATAAGGTAATTCGCGACAAGGTGGATGTGGCCtctattgaggacaagatgcgggaagcgcggcttaggtggtttggtcatgtgacGAGGAGGAGCATAGACGCCCCGGTGAgtaggtgtgagaggttgacattggagggaATACGGcaaggtagaggtaggccaaagaagaggtggggagaggtgattaagCAAGACATTGCGCAGCttcagctgaccgaggacatgacccttgataggaaggtatggaggtcgaggattagggtagtagagtaggtagtctaaAGTGTTCATAACAGTAGTATTTGCAAACAGTCTCActttctgttggtagtaggtttttatgactaatgttattttctttcattgttgatcaccttactcAGGGACAGGGGCGGATTTATACGCTTAATTATGGGGCACATGAACCCATGGTCTCTCattaaaattagatattttatgtacatattttttaaaattgataaaatattaaCTGTTGGCATCATGTTCCAAGAAGGTTGAGTGGTGCACTTGGTTGAAGGTTGTGTTATTTACCAAGAGGTATAACGATTAATTCCTACTGGATACATATTTGTCTCTTTTTTTTGTAGTGCACCCATGTATTAGAAATTCTAGATCCACCTCTTTTCGAGGGCGGACACACCGTAGTGTACATCATAAAGTTCTGTCAAATAtacatttttattaaatattataaTATTGGAAATTTCTAAGTATCCATGAGATGCCACCACTTGCCAATAACCGATCCTTGGTCCATTGGTTAAGCAACTAAGTTTTGAGTGGGAGGTTACGTGTCCGGTTCTCAACAATTCTATATTCATCTTTTTAGAGCTCAAAGCCTTGACTTCTAATATTACATTATTGCTCTTTAGTTTCAATGAGCAGATTATTGAATGAATTATTTTAGGTTCCTcgaaacttatttaaatttggtAGTTTTGTAATGccttatattaaaaaaatatatttagtacTATAATGaagttttatgaaaatatttcaaaaagtgaAAACTCGTTGAGGAAAGTTATTGTGGTGTAGTTATATTGTGTtttattattataatttgaatctttttttttaatatggAGTTGTTATTATATTTGTTCATTTGTTCACTTCTTTAAATATCGACACCGCTTGCAAAAAATTCTGCATACGCTCCTGACCTTACTGCCTTGTTGTTTTTATTCTACTTTTGTATCGCTTTTTGGTattgtcccttcttgtctatattttcgTTAATATGgtgtttatgctttcctgagccgagggtctattggaaacagcctctctatcctcacaaggtaggggtaaggtctgcgtacacactaccctcctcagacttCACGGTGTGGTATAATAGGTTGTATGTTTTTAttgtatttttttcttaattaacaAATAGTTTCAGGTGTGGATGAGTAGGCTATGAACAAGCTGCCCACACATAGTTGATAAGTAGTAGCTAACTAATGAGATTATTATCATTGAGTTGACGACTCCAATTAAAATTGCGAATTATTATGCTCCATATTAAATCATTTGTAGTTGGAAATTAAAGGTGAAACAAAGAAGGGAAATGAAGGTGATTCGTGGAGAGAGGCATTATAATGGGAGATATGACTCAATGAGTCTATCCAAAAAGAGGGGACCTTTGACATTTCGAACATAGTGCCTAAGCAGAATTAGTAGTTGTAATATCATATTAAAAAACTTGTTTGACTATAGATTATGATCGGTTCAATTTTCTCAATAATTGTCTTCTTCATACTTCAGGTAGCTTATCAAGAAAAAATTATCTTGAATATGCTTCTTCTTATCCTTGAGATATAGAGAAAGTGATCCAGTCAATGCCTCAACTTCATCATAACCAAACAGGAATTAATATTATtcagaagaagaaagaaggatAAATATTCCTCAACTGAATATCCCATGACATATTAAAATAGATATATTAAGAGTATGTCACTCTGTATCGTCTTAATTTAATAGAATCCACAAATAATAACTATGCTAAGGTCTAGCTGCTAAGGGATAAGGAGCAGAGTAACTggcataaaaaaaatttaaaaaaaaaactaatggaATGGATTTGGCAGCACATAATTTGGGAATTCAATCTTCTATCAGCACTTATCCTCTAAGAATtcacctttttccttttcaaatttttCGAGCATATAATATAGGCCAAGCATGAGTAGGCCATGAACAAGCTGCACATTTAAGCTAACATATGATACAGTTTTTCTCGAAGATGCTGTTTTGAGTTAAGCTTTTGAGTTATTACTCACCAAATCAAATAAATGATAGTTTGTAAGTTATTTTAAAGCTAAAAAATGAAGATGATTTCAGGAGATTGGCAGCATAATTAGAGATGACCAATGAAAATTTGATATTCAAGATTGCTTGACCAATGAATGGTTTATTCAATTTTCCATACTTCCTTATACGCCTTACACTTCAGACATGTTAATCAGTTAAATTCATCTTGAATGCTTCTTCTTATCATTGTAGGATATGAGGAAATTTCAGTCGACGCCCTAGTTTCGTGATTAACAAGCAAATAATGTTTTTTTAAGGACCTAGAATTCTAGAATAGAACATCTCTAGCAGGATATTCCAAGACATACATGTACGTACACAGCAAATGCAGAAGGCAAAAAGGGGAAGCAGATAATGCTTAGCAATCCTGATACAGTGATACGTTTATACAATCCATTAAAACCTCTAAAATTAACTTTAAAGTGTTATCAACAAATGGGGGCTGCATTCTAGACAGGAAAACAAGATGGAAAATGAGAAGCAGTTCCCCGAAAGTCTGATGATTCAAATGTTTGTGTTCTGTATTTATTGGCTGGAAACAACGGTGTTTTCATCAACTGGTGCTGGATCAGCCACAGGTGACTTCTTTGCGAGGGACTTGGGTATGTCAATGTCATCTTGACAACAACGTTGCTGAGGATGGGATAGAAGTGTGCAGATATGACGGAAGAGGACACGAGTGAGCCCCTGACCACTCTCAAATATGTATGCCTCATATTCGCTGACAAGTTCAAGGGCCTCCACAAGGGCATCATACACCTTCTGAGGACAATTGTCAGGTCCAGGCTTGTCGTGAAGGTAAACTACATCCAAAGTGAAAAGCTTCTGAGTAGCAGGCCATTGATGCTGTGGTGGTATTGACGACCTGCAATATAGGAGTATCTGCATATATTGAAGAGAAGCATGAATGAGATGCTTCTCGTGAAATGTACATCTAAATAGCTACTCAGAAGGCAAATATCATTTTAAACACTAAAAGATGGTTATAGCAAGCACTCCCATAGAGCATAGTGAGAGGATATTAACTATCAACTAAGGTTCAGAAGACCCACAGAGGCATCTCGTTCTCAACTTTAATGTACTGTCGGATATTCTGTCACCTCACTAGGCTGGTttactttttccctttttttcttttgtttgaacTAGGCAGAGTTACTTGAAATCGCAAAAATTATAATATCCTGATTATTACTAGCATGAGGCCATCACAGTGCACAATGTTTGCAGCAGGATAGCGTAGGTGCAAAAGGGCATCGTATGTACTTGAAGCAGCACTTTTTTGAGATGCCAACTTCATTTGTGATTGGCAACTTGCAAAGGAACCATATAAAATCCATATAAATGGTTAATCAAGTGAAAATAGTTAAGATTATTGTTCCAGTCCATTTCATGATATACTCTTTCATTACAATAAAGAATGGATCTCTTACGTTGAAAAAGGGGGGAAACAACTTCTATATAGTAAGCTGAATCTAGTGAAATGATGTTAACATCC
This region includes:
- the LOC138875984 gene encoding uncharacterized protein, which translates into the protein MKVAEIRMLRWMYEHTGLDRIKNKVIRDKVDVASIEDKMREARLRWFGHVTRRSIDAPVSRCERLTLEGIRQGRGRPKKRWGEVIKQDIAQLQLTEDMTLDRKIIE